From the genome of Vitis riparia cultivar Riparia Gloire de Montpellier isolate 1030 chromosome 11, EGFV_Vit.rip_1.0, whole genome shotgun sequence:
TGGTGGAGAATGGACAGGTGGTGGTGGGGAATGCACGGGTGGCGGTGGCGGTGATGCGTATGGATAGATAGGTGGAGGCGGTGAATGTGGAGGCGGGGGTGGCGAGTGGGGAGGTGGTGGAGGTGAATGATGTGGCGGCGGGGGCGGTGGTGAACTATAGTAAGGACTTGGTGGGGGCGGTGAATGAactggaggtggtggtggagaaTAAATGGGAGGCGGGGGAGAATTTGGCGGTGGCGGTGGTGGGGAACGGACGCAATAAACTGGAGGCGGGGGCGATAATACCGGTGGTGGTGGCGAGGGAGGGGGAGGCGGTGATGGAGAAGGTGGTGGGGGTGAGGGTGGAGGGGGAGACGGTGGTGGTGGTGAAGGTGGAGGTGGTGGCGGAGAATAAACaggtggtggtggcggtggGGGAGGAGGGGGTGGTGGAGGTGAGTAAACtggtggaggtggaggagggGAGTAAACTGGAGGTGGTGGAGGCGAAGGAGATGGCGGTGGcggtgatggtggtggtggggaAGAGAGCACCGGTGGCGGAGGCGAGAACACCGGCGGAGGTGAGTAAACCGGTGTTGGGGGTGGAGAGGGGAACACCGGCGGTGAGGGTGGTGGGGGAGTAGGTAAAGAAGGAACAAAAGGAGAACACCTGAAAGAGCTACAATCAACAGGTCGGGACAAAAACGAGTTACATTGCCCGGCGGACCTCTGCTCCGGCCTCCCTGGCAAGCAATTCCTCCTATCTTCGAAATCCGCCAAACCCAAACATGCCGGTGGCTCGCCGGTGAagaaattatatgaaaatgtaaaattttcaagatttggaaGCTTACAAATACTGGCAGGAATACTCCCAGAGAGCATATTGTGAGCCACATTGAGCTGCTCGAGCTCCACCATTCCACCAATCTCTTTCGGCAACGGTCCCAACAATCCATTGTAACTGACATCCAACACAGTTAAATTCTTCAACAATCCGATCTCAACAGGCAAGCACGATCGGAACTGATTATTCATCAGAATTATCTCATTCAGCGTGTCCGCCATGTTGCCCAGACTCGCCGGCACGCAGCCGTGGAGCTTGTTGTTCGCTACAACTATCACCGACACCGGCGAGTTACCGAAGTTGTCAGGCAGATCGAAGGCGAACCTGTTGTGGTTGATGAAAATGGCGTCCAAATCCTTATCAAACAGCTCCTTCGGCACGGTTCCTTCAAACTCATTGAATCGCAGATCTAAGAATTTCAGCGTTGGCAAGTGAAGCACCACTTCCGGGAACTTCCCGGCGAACCTATTGTTGCTGAGATCCAATTCAAACAGTATCTTGAGCTTCGCAAACTTATGCGGAACAGTCCCACAGAAGCGGTTGGAGTTGATGTGGAACAATGCAAGATCAGTTAGCAGACCTAGCTCCTCCGGCAAGTACCCGGCGATGTCTCCATGGTTGAGATCAATGCCGGCGACGGTACGGATGGAAGAATTGTCCGGAGCTTGTGCGCAGTAAACCCCGGTGTAGTTACACACATTAGATCCAACCCAGTTGAGCGTAAGATTAAGAGGATCAGATAGAATGGCCTGTTTCCAAGCTTGCAACGCAATGTAGGCGTTCCTCTGCCTAGGGTTCTCAAACACCAGAGAAGGATCCACAGTCACATCCTCCCCTCTGTCACCAAACTCGTCTCTGTAGTACAGAAGTTGACGCCGCTTAATGTACATAACTTCCGCGTCAGTGAGGTGGCCATGGCTGGAAATGGAGATCTGCTCCGCAGAACAGAGAGCGAGGCAGCCCAAGAAGAGGAGAGAGTGAAGAAGAACAAAATGGAGGAGAtgggtcttcttcttcatctcacACCAGACATCTGACTCACAAACAACCCCGACTGTGTTCCTGGAAACCTCCCTTGAGATCTGAGTCCAAAATGCTGGAGAGGTATCCAGAAGAAGATGATCGGAAAACTGAATCAGAAAACAGAAAGAGCGAGAGAGTGAAGAAAAATGTAtacagaaagagagagagagagattgaagaTATGGGAAGGAAGAGGGGGCTAGGCTAAGGGTTGTTGATTTTTGGAGATGTGTGTGTGAGAGAAGAAATAAACACCATCAGAAGACAGCTAAACCACAGC
Proteins encoded in this window:
- the LOC117925071 gene encoding leucine-rich repeat extensin-like protein 4, with product MKKKTHLLHFVLLHSLLFLGCLALCSAEQISISSHGHLTDAEVMYIKRRQLLYYRDEFGDRGEDVTVDPSLVFENPRQRNAYIALQAWKQAILSDPLNLTLNWVGSNVCNYTGVYCAQAPDNSSIRTVAGIDLNHGDIAGYLPEELGLLTDLALFHINSNRFCGTVPHKFAKLKILFELDLSNNRFAGKFPEVVLHLPTLKFLDLRFNEFEGTVPKELFDKDLDAIFINHNRFAFDLPDNFGNSPVSVIVVANNKLHGCVPASLGNMADTLNEIILMNNQFRSCLPVEIGLLKNLTVLDVSYNGLLGPLPKEIGGMVELEQLNVAHNMLSGSIPASICKLPNLENFTFSYNFFTGEPPACLGLADFEDRRNCLPGRPEQRSAGQCNSFLSRPVDCSSFRCSPFVPSLPTPPPPSPPVFPSPPPTPVYSPPPVFSPPPPVLSSPPPPSPPPPSPSPPPPPVYSPPPPPPVYSPPPPPPPPPPPPPVYSPPPPPPSPPPPSPPPPSPPPPSPSPPPPPSPPPPVLSPPPPVYCVRSPPPPPPNSPPPPIYSPPPPPVHSPPPPSPYYSSPPPPPPHHSPPPPPHSPPPPPHSPPPPIYPYASPPPPPVHSPPPPVHSPPPPCIEPPPPSPPPPCIEPPPPPSPPPCVEYSPPPPSPSPPPPPVHYLPPPSPSPPPPPVYASPPPPPSLPPPVYYHSPPPPSPPPPTPCENPPPTPSPPPPIIYESPPPPTPVYEGPLPPIFGVSYASPPPPPFY